Below is a genomic region from Trichoderma asperellum chromosome 2, complete sequence.
TCTTGACGCGGGTTATAGGTGATTTTAAACACTTCATCGTATCACACTCTAAGAGAATTTTAAGACTAATGCGAATAGCTCGGATCATCAAATTTTACACAAAGTCAACCTCGATATTTACGAGGGCCAAAAGCTCGTCATTTGTGGTCGAACTGGCAGGTAAGCAGATAATAATCCCCATATCGCATCACTCGTTGTTGACAGACGATTATAGTGGCAAAAGTACTATTCTTGCCGCTTTGCTGCACTTAATTGATTGCAATGGGATTATCAGGGTGGATGGGCAAGACTTGCTTCGCACTCCTAGGTCAATTATCCGCAAACGGTGTTTCATAACCATTTCTCAGGAGGCATTCATAATACCTCAGGCTACGTTACGCTTCAACTTGGATCCTGATTCCACTGTTACCGATGAGGTCCTTCAGACGGCCTTGCAGAAAGTTGGCATTTGGTCGCTGCTTTGCAGCGGGGCTGGTGCACCAGCAGACGTGCTAAACGCCGAGTTTTCATCATTGCCCGTGCTGTCTGTGGGACAACAACAGCTACTCGCTATGGCTCGTGCCATTATTCGAAAGCATGCCTTAGCAGTACCGGATTATCCTGGAAATGATGCACCGAAACCGATCCTCCTTCTGGACGAGGCCACTTCATCGCTCGATTCGATGACTGAAGCAGCCGTTTACGATGTATTAGAAAGTGAATTTATCCAAGAAGGATATACAGCTGTCATTGTGGCTCATAAATTGAGTGTAGTTGCTGGCAGGATGAGGCCAGAGAAAGATAGAGTAGCTTGGGTTGAGGATGGAAGGATTGTAAAGGTTGGCGAGTATGAAGAAATAATGCGGTTTGCAGATACAGAATAGGCATATAGTAGTCATTATTGGCTTTAATACATTGTGTGTCAAGAATTATATGCTCCTTGATTCTGGACAAACGCTTGTtcattagcttttatatccGACTGGAAAGCAAGATAATACAAATTTTCTTGGATGGAGTCTGGTTATTGAAACAAAGTAAATAAGGATGAATTTTCTTTATcgtaatatactatatacacCTTGCTTAATGAAATGTTATTCCTAAGTTTCCGCGGTCAAACCGTGGCTGGTAAGACCTCTTAGCTGGAGCAGAAGTGTGGGCGACACTGCTACTATTATACGGGCTCAAACTTGGCGGGAGGTCTTCCACCCTTGTACCCCACGAACTCTCCTTACTACCCAAGGTGAGGACGAGCTCTTTTCCTTCGAGGAAGAAGCTATGGTCGATCCAATTCTTGGTGTAAGGTTTACCATTCAAAGTAGCTTTTTGAATGAACACATTCTGATAGGTGGGGTCGAAGTTGATGTTGCGAATAGTTGCAGTCTTTCCCGTGATGGGGCTCTTGATGCTGACACTTTCGAAGTAAGGTGGAATAATAAGGTAGACATCTTGACCGGGGTTGGGGAATAAGCCCATCATGGAAAATGCGACGAAGCTGCCCATGGCGCCGCTGTCATCGTTGCCTGGTAAACCGTCTGGAGTGGGAGCAAAGAACTTGGGAATGTAAAAATGGCTTCGCTGAGCCGACAAAGCGGGGCGGCCAGCGTAATGGTATTGGAATACAGTGAGGAAACTCGGCTCGTTGCCGATACTGAAAGTCTTGTTAGAACGTCTCTGCATGGATTTTCCCTTTGATATGCCTTACTATGTAATCTCTTGATCGTGCATGTAAGAAAGGCGATTAACGAAAGAGTCAGAGCCTCCATAAAGGCTAAGAAGGCTAGCCTGATCGTGAGGCACGAAACTATAGGCAAAGTGAATTAGTCTAAAGAGAATAGAGACACTCCAGAGGATATCACCATAGAAGGAAGAATTATAACTCACAAGCCATATTCCCAAATGCTACTCTCAAATGTCTCGGCGCCAGAATTTTGCAGTGAGCATACACTGGTGGAATCCAAGTTGCTGCATTTCAAAGGATCCTGGTTGAACCAGGTCTGGTTTAAAAACTTGGCCTGGAAAAATCCCTTGAAGCCGGTGTCTGTCCCGTTTCTGAACGAAGTCTGATCAGCCTTGAACAGATTTTTCCAATTACCACTGGATTCGATATATTTCTCTTGGTCTGACTTCTTGCCCAGACCTCCGGCAATCTGAGAAATGCAAAAGTCGTTGTAGCTATACTCAAGAGTTCGACTTATAGAACGTGTCATAGTTCCGAAGCCCTTGTAGTCAAAGTCTTGGACGGGAATGTAGTGGAGACTTTTCCAGCTGTCCAGGCCACCGCGGCCTTCTACGCTCCATGCATAGGGCTCAACTTCTGCGTCCTTCACCACAGCCTCGTATCCTTTTTGCCAGTCGATGCCATCCTTGAGGCCTTTGAGGTAAGCATCCGCGAGAACGTTATCCGCATTGGAGCCGCCCTGCGTATATCCTGAACAAAGACTCATACGGCAATCAGGAAGCCAGCCAACATTTTCATAAATTGAGATTAGGGAGCGAATTTGCTCCGTAAGACTTGCAGGATCTAAAATTGTCATGAAAGGCATCTGCGATCTAAACAGGTCCCAAATACAATAGAACGAATCGTAGTACGGTTCGCCATCGTCCCAATAAGGATTCTCTCCAGTGTAATTCTGTGGGTTGACCAAGGTGCGATAAATTCCTGAGTAGAATGACGTGATAAAGTCCTTGCTAACTCCCGTAGTATTGACCGTGATGGGAGAGAGCTTCTCTCGCCAAATACTGGTGGCCTCATTGACGTATTTGTTAAGATCCCAGTGTGTAATCTCACTTTCTGCGTTGGAACATGCTTTAGCACTGCTGATGAAGCTGACGCCGGTACGAGCATATATCGGATTTTGAGCGCTGGCAAAGCGGACAAAGGCGCCACCTGGCAAGGGGTAGCCATTGATAGAGCGAGAGATGGTAAGATCCTTGACACTGGTACTGGCACGCGAGTTTGCAAAGATGCCATTGTCGTAAATCTGTGCACCTGAGAAGTCTGTACAAAAGTGTAGCTTGTAGGTCCCGCTGCCAAAGCTTGGGACGAAGACGGCATTGCCAGTAATGCGGCCAGTTTTTGCGTCAACGCTCACGGTGCCGTTATCCTGGCGCGAATTTGAGAGATCTGTCAGATCCTGCAAAATAAGCGGCTTATCGCCAGGCCCAGCATTAGGGAACGTGAATTTGAACAGCGCTGCGTGCTGTGATGTTGTCATCTCAACTTTGGGACCGCTATTCAGAGTGATGCCAAAGTATCCTGGCTTCGCAACAACGCTGTTGTTGGAGAAGCTACCAAATTTGGCACGATCATTCTTGGGAAATGAACATCCGTCAATTTCACCACCCGGACAAGATGTGTATGGGAAGAGTGGGAAGTTGCCAAGAGACGGCGAGCCTCCAGTGCCAGAGTCGTGCATGACACTGAAGCCAGTGACACTGGAGCCATCTAACGTGAAGCCGCCTTGATTGCTACCACTGTTCGTATCGGCAACAGCCTTGGCCATGCCAAACGGAAGGGTAGCTCCTGGGAAAACATTGCCGCCATTGTTGCTGCCAATGAGCAAGTCGACGTAGGTTAGAGGATCAAAAGCGGCGGCTTGGGCCTGGATAGTGGCTCCAAGTCCACATAGCAAGCTTATAGCCTTGACGGCTCTGGTTTTCGGTGCCATATTATCACAGCCCTTACTGCAATGGTGACAAATGGGGGGACATAGAGAACATCTTATATGATAGGGTGCCATTCGGACTTCATATGTATTCCATTGGCTCTCCCCGACCGCTTCAACCCCTCAAGCCCAGTGGTCTTATTTCACTTCTTCATGTTACATCGTTCGCTCCTTCTCGCAAAGCCAACAGAGCGCCCGTTCAACAATTTGAAGGGCACGCCGGAATTCACGCTCCGTACTAGCAAGCTATGTTGTGAGACATTTACCGTTATTGCGATGAGCATGTCTTGAACCAAGAGGGGGAGAGTGCATTACCACTTTATGAAATGCCGGCTCATAACCCCTGGAATGGCTAAATGGCTGCAACCCCAGTCGGCGCCATACCGTCACAGCGCATTAATTGAATGTCTTGCCCCCCTCTTTCAGAAGAGCGTCGAATCTAGAGAGTTTTACGATTGGTGGGGTGCAATAAAGATCTACTATTAGATCTTGATCTATGTACTATTACTGAGACATTCGGAGTAATTGCATATAGGGACTAATACCGGCGC
It encodes:
- a CDS encoding uncharacterized protein (EggNog:ENOG41~CAZy:GH92) codes for the protein MAPYHIRCSLCPPICHHCSKGCDNMAPKTRAVKAISLLCGLGATIQAQAAAFDPLTYVDLLIGSNNGGNVFPGATLPFGMAKAVADTNSGSNQGGFTLDGSSVTGFSVMHDSGTGGSPSLGNFPLFPYTSCPGGEIDGCSFPKNDRAKFGSFSNNSVVAKPGYFGITLNSGPKVEMTTSQHAALFKFTFPNAGPGDKPLILQDLTDLSNSRQDNGTVSVDAKTGRITGNAVFVPSFGSGTYKLHFCTDFSGAQIYDNGIFANSRASTSVKDLTISRSINGYPLPGGAFVRFASAQNPIYARTGVSFISSAKACSNAESEITHWDLNKYVNEATSIWREKLSPITVNTTGVSKDFITSFYSGIYRTLVNPQNYTGENPYWDDGEPYYDSFYCIWDLFRSQMPFMTILDPASLTEQIRSLISIYENVGWLPDCRMSLCSGYTQGGSNADNVLADAYLKGLKDGIDWQKGYEAVVKDAEVEPYAWSVEGRGGLDSWKSLHYIPVQDFDYKGFGTMTRSISRTLEYSYNDFCISQIAGGLGKKSDQEKYIESSGNWKNLFKADQTSFRNGTDTGFKGFFQAKFLNQTWFNQDPLKCSNLDSTSVCSLQNSGAETFESSIWEYGFFVPHDQASLLSLYGGSDSFVNRLSYMHDQEITYIGNEPSFLTVFQYHYAGRPALSAQRSHFYIPKFFAPTPDGLPGNDDSGAMGSFVAFSMMGLFPNPGQDVYLIIPPYFESVSIKSPITGKTATIRNINFDPTYQNVFIQKATLNGKPYTKNWIDHSFFLEGKELVLTLGSKESSWGTRVEDLPPSLSPYNSSSVAHTSAPAKRSYQPRFDRGNLGITFH